TGTAGCTCTCTGCATACCTATCAAACGAGGCAAAGTATAGGTACCTCCACTATCGGGAACTAATCCTATATTACTAAACGACTGAATAAAAGTAGAAGACTCAGATGCAAATGTTATATCACACACTAATGCTAAATTAGCTCCAGCTCCAGCTGCAATTCCATTTACCCCACCAATTACAGGCTTTTCCAATGCTCTAATTAACTTCACAATCGGATTATAGGTATGATCCACTATTTCTTCAATAGATGGTCCCCCTTCTCGCGTTGCTTCTTCCAAATCTTGCCCAGCACAGAACCCTCTCCCACTTCCTGTAAAAACGACTGCTCTTATGGCTTCATCTTTACATTTATTTAAAGCATCTATCACATCATCTGCCATTTCAAAATTAAAGCTATTCAACACTTTTTCTCTGTTTAGCGTTATGACAGCAACACTATCTTTTATCTCAAATTTAATATTCTCGTACATTTTCTCGTTTTTCCCAAAACTAATAAATATTTCGGTAATCCACTTCTTTAAAGTAATCTTCCATAAAAAGTATTTGGTTACGCTGACTTTTATCAGTACAACAATACTTTAAATTGCCTAAATTCATACACTATAAAAGTATGGCCCATGGAAAATTTCATCACATTAGACAGTAATAATATTGCTCAAGAACATATCTGTTGTGCGATATCAGATAAAAAATGTACAACGAGTTATCAAGCTAAAAAGGATTGGCTAAAACAAGAATTCTCCAATGGCTATGTTTTTAGAAGAATTGATGCTCGAGCAAAGGTTTTCATTGAATATGGGCCAGCTGAAAACGCCTGGTTACCAATCGAAGCTCCTAACTTTCTTAATATTAATTGTTTTTGGGTTTCAGGAAAATATAAAAAGAATGGGTATGGAAAACAACTGTTAGCATTTGCTATTCAAGATGCGCTAGATCAAGGTAAAAATGGTTTAGTAACGGTTGTAGGAACTAAAAAATATCATTTTATGAGTGA
Above is a window of Flavobacteriales bacterium DNA encoding:
- a CDS encoding enoyl-CoA hydratase-related protein → MYENIKFEIKDSVAVITLNREKVLNSFNFEMADDVIDALNKCKDEAIRAVVFTGSGRGFCAGQDLEEATREGGPSIEEIVDHTYNPIVKLIRALEKPVIGGVNGIAAGAGANLALVCDITFASESSTFIQSFSNIGLVPDSGGTYTLPRLIGMQRATAMMFLGNKVSAQEAKDLGMIYNVVPDAELEQTVFDFAKKLASRPTVGLALTKQALNATFENSLEEQLGLEKELQAKAAKTYDHKESLTAFFEKRKPVYKGK